One genomic region from Reichenbachiella ulvae encodes:
- a CDS encoding DUF4296 domain-containing protein has product MRHKIIFSLAVLTLTFLNACKRDKGENVISKSTMSEILVEQHVLESKVLLLKLRTDSMTKVYNTLEKEIFDKHGIDKAQYEESYQYYMTQPEVMDKIYEIVVDSLNVLDQQATLDEEEEKRREREEKAAKKNKPDKVLDSLGQESDKDSLHLQSAMDSIKMSRVRPLDRRDSLRKEELKKIAPGPTN; this is encoded by the coding sequence ATGAGACACAAAATTATTTTTTCGCTGGCAGTGCTAACATTAACATTTCTTAACGCTTGCAAGCGAGACAAGGGTGAAAATGTGATCTCAAAATCGACCATGTCGGAGATTTTGGTAGAGCAGCACGTACTGGAATCAAAGGTGCTTTTACTCAAATTGAGAACTGACTCCATGACCAAAGTCTATAATACCCTGGAAAAGGAGATATTTGATAAGCATGGAATCGATAAAGCTCAATACGAAGAGAGCTATCAATACTACATGACCCAACCTGAAGTGATGGACAAAATCTACGAGATCGTAGTGGATAGCCTGAATGTACTGGATCAGCAAGCGACACTTGACGAGGAGGAGGAGAAGCGACGTGAAAGAGAAGAAAAGGCGGCAAAGAAAAACAAGCCAGACAAAGTATTGGATTCATTGGGTCAAGAGTCTGACAAGGATTCGCTGCACTTGCAGTCCGCTATGGATTCGATCAAAATGTCTCGTGTTCGACCTCTGGACCGTAGGGATTCTTTGAGAAAAGAAGAGTTGAAAAAAATAGCGCCCGGTCCTACTAATTAA
- a CDS encoding DUF58 domain-containing protein, which translates to MKDILKKLRKYEIRIRKALNSHMQGDFHSIFKGSGLEYDDVRAYQYGDDVRTIDWNVSAKGHGTFVKTFKEEKEQNIFFILDVSASQEIGAKGQQKMDVSKEICALLSMSAIKENSQVGLICFSDQKEKYVKPGKGMKHSFNLVNEIFRLQPESKKTDLGKAFRFTLDLLKRKSIVILISDFIDENYEHDLKGLSRKHDLVVIHISDIRETTFPNLGIIPIKDKESGKTLWRNTSSSEFRNVLNQTYGEKQSALEQFCIKNEANYLKVRTDEDYVPKLIKLFKVRNKARKSG; encoded by the coding sequence ATGAAGGACATCCTCAAGAAGCTTAGGAAATACGAGATCAGGATTAGGAAGGCCTTAAATTCCCATATGCAAGGTGACTTTCATTCCATCTTCAAAGGATCCGGACTGGAATACGACGATGTGCGCGCTTACCAGTATGGAGATGATGTACGTACGATCGACTGGAACGTTTCGGCCAAAGGTCACGGTACCTTCGTCAAAACCTTTAAAGAAGAGAAGGAACAGAACATTTTCTTCATATTGGATGTAAGTGCCTCGCAGGAGATTGGTGCCAAAGGCCAGCAAAAAATGGATGTGAGCAAAGAAATCTGCGCATTGCTCTCCATGTCAGCCATCAAGGAAAACAGTCAGGTAGGATTGATTTGTTTTTCGGATCAGAAGGAAAAATATGTAAAGCCAGGCAAGGGTATGAAGCACTCCTTTAATCTGGTCAACGAAATATTTAGACTTCAACCTGAATCAAAGAAAACAGATTTGGGTAAAGCCTTTCGCTTCACTTTAGATCTATTGAAGCGAAAAAGTATTGTGATTTTGATCTCCGACTTTATCGATGAAAATTACGAACATGACCTCAAAGGGCTCTCCAGAAAACATGATTTGGTGGTGATTCATATTTCAGACATCAGAGAAACTACTTTCCCTAACTTGGGCATCATTCCTATCAAGGACAAAGAGTCTGGAAAGACACTCTGGAGGAACACCTCCTCGAGCGAATTCAGAAATGTACTCAATCAAACCTATGGAGAAAAACAAAGCGCATTGGAGCAATTCTGCATTAAGAATGAAGCTAACTACCTAAAAGTGCGCACAGACGAAGACTATGTACCAAAGCTCATCAAACTATTTAAAGTCAGAAACAAAGCGAGAAAAAGTGGTTAA